A single region of the Methyloceanibacter stevinii genome encodes:
- a CDS encoding DUF3486 family protein, translated as MAKSRRGRGRLSSIELLPEAADSAIQWALNELYERKRLQIDILQEFNGRLADLGLEPVSSSAFNRYSVRKAAAWRRQNETREITAVLVENMEPGDSDNLTIMVAETIKTLVFELLEASGDKPITPKGAMELARALQAAVQAQTVSTRRRKEVEAEFSAKANKAIDVVAKEKGLSADTVETIKSKILGVGGAS; from the coding sequence ATGGCCAAGAGCCGTCGCGGCCGGGGCCGTCTTTCGTCCATCGAACTTCTGCCGGAGGCGGCGGACAGTGCCATTCAGTGGGCGCTCAACGAGCTATACGAGCGCAAGCGGCTGCAGATCGACATCCTGCAGGAGTTCAACGGGCGCCTGGCCGATCTCGGCCTGGAGCCCGTATCGTCGTCCGCTTTCAACCGCTACAGCGTGCGTAAGGCGGCGGCCTGGCGACGGCAGAACGAGACCCGCGAGATCACGGCGGTGCTCGTGGAGAATATGGAGCCGGGCGACTCCGACAATCTCACCATCATGGTTGCCGAGACCATCAAGACGCTGGTGTTCGAGTTGCTGGAGGCGTCCGGCGACAAGCCCATCACCCCGAAGGGCGCAATGGAGCTTGCGCGCGCGCTGCAGGCGGCGGTGCAAGCGCAGACGGTTTCGACGCGGCGTCGAAAGGAGGTTGAAGCCGAGTTCAGCGCCAAGGCGAACAAGGCCATCGACGTCGTGGCGAAGGAAAAAGGACTCTCCGCAGATACGGTCGAGACGATCAAGTCGAAGATCCTCGGCGTCGGGGGTGCGTCGTGA